From Syngnathus typhle isolate RoL2023-S1 ecotype Sweden linkage group LG13, RoL_Styp_1.0, whole genome shotgun sequence, a single genomic window includes:
- the carmil3 gene encoding capping protein, Arp2/3 and myosin-I linker protein 3 isoform X2 translates to MASKESSTASGFATISREMTENIKKLLEKQTIKFMRAIKLDTKSGKSEDRILVLATWRLYLFAVKVPAKVEVTFNFLEIRAMNTYQEHQVIIDTDKTTYSLRLETQDQLDHMVSHINYALSRVFNNSIYAPPICRADGDVADGIHQYSPISESSLEPQKTCGGFSETYAALCDYNGIGCKEEVQWDVDTIYHSQDNRELNLLDFSHLDSRDLAVIVASIAYNTWFTKLYCKDMRIGSEVVDQVLHAVSKSNSLEELTLENAGLKSDFPQKMATALSENPASVIHSLNLAHNTLENQGVSNLIQQVCRLNKGLRLLNLAKTSLSSKGVVSLSQALCSSDDYSNSLLHLDLSKNPGVLSGDDATNLYLFLAQPNCLVRLDLSGTDCTVDSLFGALLRGCCADLSYLNLSKNCFSNRKARDSLPTFRQFFSSAFSLTHVSLASMKVPPDWLRALFLGLSNNPRISDLQLDISACELRSAGAGVIQELFPRVSCIGTLDISDNGLDCDLQAVIPAFSRHPSLKHLMLGKNFNIKGRLLDEILQKLVHLVQEEECVLQSLSLADSRLRQRGTMFVNALGSNTCLRKVDLSGNGLEDSGAKMLSKALQINTTLRSVTWDRNSTTATGFQDVARALEHNFTLQYMPLPLSDATQAYRSAPEKTDQALTKIQRALLRNNQTQRFSQKQALRLHQGLVTSTAEQVMERLCVRVQQQVGVLKGCEESEEVQTARQILKEARNSRALYPSLCELAHVLSVDGPVRQRLDTLAGELARAADKELQVVVDSMVSLCRELCPMSCSAAERLSPPLSSISEQVSIPRSSIRNALMERASEDINIALEEVKLSVVSYLTNSVVDQILQELYTTHKTLLRQVSQAKRWDEVGQAGRHTIRHSRVVESLEFPDEDAGVNLGIDTMAIKKRSSRTRRIRPVSTRPSLGDEPSSSPTPCAPPPSTHLSHSASWECLSTLPTNGSPLRHVTHVRPRPPRKHRALHLPPESHYFENGGVNTLEDGLPDFYSKRVLPDSQLSSIHQAQSLRRKKRRSVLSIFSGFRKNRNSTISNQDLDSTSENVYSMIQHPKDAGRADHSAHGANGTVPSPQVGQGIPVQSLRPVSPSCLIQRQSADLVSMVYSCIGADIEESDASSTCDTKATEELDDRSTGISEAPTSNHTNGHEAAAKQQGERLPETTGRQERIVPLTGSRTDSDEDAQRSDKGTRVRPEPPPQNAKPSIAIMRQRHLQETLAEAGRLEVQEERNERKREEKEKTRGPEGQRPLIPVKPTLEIARDKASPESAKISSKISAVTQEGSDAQRSESVTHQEVTSGEWKSPPATAKLGMDSDAESLLAEGENEERNGFPAPSRGTRKSTSFDTGYESPPHGNNDAL, encoded by the exons ATGGCCTCCAAAGAGAGCAGCACAGCGTCGGGCTTTGCCACGATCAGCAGGGAAATGACAG AGAACATCAAGAAGTTGCTGGAGAAACAGACCATTAAATTTATGAGAGCCATCAAACTGGACACCAAAAGCGGCAAATCGGAAGACAGGATTCTG GTCCTTGCGACATGGAGGCTGTATCTCTTTGCTGTCAAAGTGCCTGCAAAG GTGGAGGTCACGTTCAACTTCTTGGAAATACGTGCAATGAACACTTATCAAGAACATCAG GTTATAATCGATACAGACAAGACCACTTATTCGCTGAGACTGGAGACCCAGGACCAGTTGGATCACATGGTCAGTCACATCAACTACGCCCTCTCCCGAGTCTTCAACAACTCCATTTACGC TCCGCCTATTTGTCGAGCGGACGGAGACGTGGCTGATGGAATTCACCAATATTCCCCCATTTCAGAGTCATCGTTAGAACCCCAGAAAACCTGCG GAGGTTTTTCTGAGACGTATGCAGCTCTTTGCGACTACAATGGAATTGGGTGCAAAGAGGAAGTGCAGTGG GATGTTGACACCATCTACCACTCCCAGGATAACCGGGAGTTGAATTTGTTGGATTTCAGTCACCTTGACAGCAG GGACCTGGCTGTGATTGTGGCATCCATTGCGTACAATACTTGGTTCACCAAGCTCTACTGCAAAGACATGCgtatt GGGTCCGAAGTGGTGGACCAGGTTCTTCACGCAGTCAGCAAGTCCAACAGCCTGGAAGAACTCACTCTGGAAAATGCCGGACTGAAATC agATTTCCCTCAGAAAATGGCAACGGCCCTGTCGGAGAACCCAGCCTCTGTGATCCACTCTCTCAACCTGGCACACAACACGCTTGAGAACCAAG GGGTTTCCAATCTGATTCAACAAGTGTGCCGTCTAAACAAGGGCCTACGCCTCCTCAATCTCGCAAAGACTTCGCTCTCTTCCAAAG GCGTCGTGTCTCTTTCCCAGGCATTGTGCTCAAGTGACGATTACTCCAATTCTTTGCTGCACCTGGACCTTAGTAAAAATCCAGGCGTTCTGTCTGGAGACGACGCCACG AATCTGTACCTCTTCCTCGCCCAACCCAACTGTCTCGTCCGTTTGGATCTGTCGGGGACGGACTGCACAGTGGACTCG TTATTTGGGGCCTTGCTGAGAGGCTGCTGTGCTGACCTTTCTTACCTGAACCTGTCCAAGAATTGCTTCTCAAACAG GAAAGCCAGAGATTCTCTGCCAACTTTCCGGCAATTTTTCAGCTCAGCATTCAGTCTGACTCATGTCAGTCTGGCCTCCATGAAGGttcctcctgattggctgag AGCGCTCTTCCTTGGTCTGTCTAATAATCCCCGTATCAGCGATTTGCAGTTGGACATCAGCGCCTGTGAA TTGAGATCTGCAGGTGCTGGAGTTATTCAGGAGCTCTTTCCCAGGGTTTCATGCATTGGGACTTTAGATATTTCGGATAATG GCTTGGATTGTGACTTGCAAGCTGTCATCCCAGCATTCTCCAGACACCCCTCTCTCAAACACCTGATGCTGGGAAAGAACTTCAACATCAAGGGCAG GTTGCTGGATGAAATACTGCAGAAACTGGTTCATTTGGTTCAAGAGGAAGAGTGT GTTTTGCAGTCTCTCTCTTTGGCTGACTCCAGACTACGCCAGCGAGGCACCATGTTTGTAAACGCTCTGGGCTCCAACACGTGCTTACGGAAAGTGGACTTGAGCGGCAACGGACTGGAGGATTCGGGAGCAAAGATGCTTAGCAAAGCACTGCAAATTAACACCACACTCAG AAGTGTTACATGGGATCGCAACAGCACCACGGCAACGGGCTTCCAAGATGTGGCAAGAGCATTGGAGCA CAACTTTACACTGCAGTACATGCCCCTCCCCCTCAGCGATGCCACACAGGCGTACCGCAGTGCCCCCGAGAAGACCGACCAAGCTCTCACCAAG ATCCAGCGCGCCCTGCTTCGAAACAACCAGACACAACGTTTCTCACAAAAGCAAGCTCTTAGGCTGCACCAGGGTCTGGTCACCAGTACGGCCGAACAG GTGATGGAACGTTTGTGCGTGCGGGTGCAACAGCAGGTTGGTGTTCTGAAAGGCTGTGAGGAATCAGAGGAGGTCCAAACAGCCAGGCAGATTCTTAAAGAAGCCAGAAACTCCAGAGCT CTGTATCCTTCCCTATGCGAGCTGGCTCACGTGTTATCAGTGGATGGGCCAGTCAGACAACGACTGGATACTCTGGCCGGGGAGCTAGCAAGGGCTGCCGACAAAGAGCTGCAG GTGGTGGTAGACTCGATGGTGTCTCTGTGCCGCGAGCTGTGTCCCATGTCCTGCTCAGCCGCCGAGAGACTCAGCCCACCCCTGTCGTCCATCTCTGAGCAGGTTTCCATCCCTCGCTCTTCCATCCGCAACGCCCTGATGGAGAGAGCGTCCGAGGATATTAACATAGCCCTGGA GGAGGTCAAGTTGTCCGTGGTATCGTATTTAACCAACTCCGTCGTCGATCAGATTCTACAAGAACTCTACACCACGCATAAAACACTG CTGCGGCAGGTGTCCCAGGCGAAGCGTTGGGACGAGGTGGGACAGGCGGGAAGACATACAATCAGACATTCCAGAGTTGTGGAGTCTCTGGAATTCCCAGACGAAGACGCGGGTGTCAACCTGGGAATA GACACCATGGCTATAAAGAAGCGGAGCTCCAGAACCAGAAGAATCCGTCCCGTCTCCACCAGACCAA GTCTGGGAGACGAGCCCAGTTCCTCCCCCACCCCCTGTGCTCCTCCACCCTCCACCCATCTCTCCCACTCTGCATCATGGGAGTGTCTCTCCACCCTTCCCACCAATGGCTCACCTTTGCGCCATGTGACCCATGTAAGGCCCCGTCCTCCACGGAAACACAGAGCACTTCACCTTCCCCCAGAATCT CATTACTTTGAAAACGGAGGCGTCAATACACTAGAGGACGGACTGCCAGACTTCTACAGCAAGAGAGTTCTCCCTGACAG TCAactgtcatccatccatcaggcCCAGTcactgaggaggaaaaaaagacgcAGCGTGTTGTCCATCTTCTCTGGTTTCCGCAAGAACCGCAACTCCACCATATCCAACCAGGATTTAGA cagcacgtcAGAGAACGTCTACTCCATGATTCAGCACCCAAAGGATGCCGGGAGAGCCGATCATTCTGCGCATGGAGCAAACGGGACCGTGCCCTCACCTCAGGTCGGACAAGGTATTCCTGTGCAAAGCTTGAGGCCTGTCAGCCCCTCCTGCCTCATTCAGAGACAG TCCGCAGATCTGGTCAGTATGGTGTACAGCTGCATCGGTGCTGACATTGAGGAATCGGATGCCAGCAGCACCTGTGACACCAAAGCCACGGAGGAACTTGATGACAGGTCGACGGGCATCTCCGAGGCACCGACAAGTAATCACACGAATGGACACGAGGCGGCGGCCAAGCAGCAAGGAGAAAGGCTGCCGGAGACGACGGGCAGACAGGAGAGGATCGTACCTCTGACTGGATCGCGGACCGACTCGGACGAGGACGCTCAACGGAGCGACAAAGGCACAAGAGTGAGGCCTGAGCCGCCGCCGCAGAACGCCAAGCCAAGTAttgccatcatgaggcagagaCACCTTCAGGAGACTTTAG CAGAGGCAGGAAGGTTGGAAGTACAAGAAGAGCGGAATGAAAGGAAACGTGAGGAAAAAGAGAAGACGCGAGGACCCGAGGGCCAGCGTCCCCTCATTCCTGTCAAG CCTACTCTTGAAATTGCAAGAGACAAAGCCTCTCCGGAAAGCGCCAAGATCTCTTCCAAAATCTCAGCCGTCACTCAGGAAGGAAGTGATGCCCAAAGGAGCGAGTCTGTCACTCACCAAGAAGTCACCAGTGGAGAGTGGAAAAGCCCGCCAGCAACTGCCAAACTTGGAATGGATTCCGATGCAGAAAGTCTTCTTGCTGAAG GTGAAAATGAAGAGCGCAATGGATTTCCAGCCCCATCGCGTGGCACGAGAAAGTCCACCT
- the carmil3 gene encoding capping protein, Arp2/3 and myosin-I linker protein 3 isoform X6, producing the protein MRAIKLDTKSGKSEDRILVLATWRLYLFAVKVPAKVEVTFNFLEIRAMNTYQEHQVIIDTDKTTYSLRLETQDQLDHMVSHINYALSRVFNNSIYAPPICRADGDVADGIHQYSPISESSLEPQKTCGGFSETYAALCDYNGIGCKEEVQWDVDTIYHSQDNRELNLLDFSHLDSRDLAVIVASIAYNTWFTKLYCKDMRIGSEVVDQVLHAVSKSNSLEELTLENAGLKSDFPQKMATALSENPASVIHSLNLAHNTLENQGVSNLIQQVCRLNKGLRLLNLAKTSLSSKGVVSLSQALCSSDDYSNSLLHLDLSKNPGVLSGDDATNLYLFLAQPNCLVRLDLSGTDCTVDSLFGALLRGCCADLSYLNLSKNCFSNRKARDSLPTFRQFFSSAFSLTHVSLASMKVPPDWLRALFLGLSNNPRISDLQLDISACELRSAGAGVIQELFPRVSCIGTLDISDNGLDCDLQAVIPAFSRHPSLKHLMLGKNFNIKGRLLDEILQKLVHLVQEEECVLQSLSLADSRLRQRGTMFVNALGSNTCLRKVDLSGNGLEDSGAKMLSKALQINTTLRSVTWDRNSTTATGFQDVARALEHNFTLQYMPLPLSDATQAYRSAPEKTDQALTKIQRALLRNNQTQRFSQKQALRLHQGLVTSTAEQVMERLCVRVQQQVGVLKGCEESEEVQTARQILKEARNSRALYPSLCELAHVLSVDGPVRQRLDTLAGELARAADKELQVVVDSMVSLCRELCPMSCSAAERLSPPLSSISEQVSIPRSSIRNALMERASEDINIALEEVKLSVVSYLTNSVVDQILQELYTTHKTLLRQVSQAKRWDEVGQAGRHTIRHSRVVESLEFPDEDAGVNLGIDTMAIKKRSSRTRRIRPVSTRPSLGDEPSSSPTPCAPPPSTHLSHSASWECLSTLPTNGSPLRHVTHVRPRPPRKHRALHLPPESHYFENGGVNTLEDGLPDFYSKRVLPDSQLSSIHQAQSLRRKKRRSVLSIFSGFRKNRNSTISNQDLDSSTSENVYSMIQHPKDAGRADHSAHGANGTVPSPQVGQGIPVQSLRPVSPSCLIQRQSADLVSMVYSCIGADIEESDASSTCDTKATEELDDRSTGISEAPTSNHTNGHEAAAKQQGERLPETTGRQERIVPLTGSRTDSDEDAQRSDKGTRVRPEPPPQNAKPSIAIMRQRHLQETLAEAGRLEVQEERNERKREEKEKTRGPEGQRPLIPVKPTLEIARDKASPESAKISSKISAVTQEGSDAQRSESVTHQEVTSGEWKSPPATAKLGMDSDAESLLAEGENEERNGFPAPSRGTRKSTSFDTGYESPPHGNNDAL; encoded by the exons ATGAGAGCCATCAAACTGGACACCAAAAGCGGCAAATCGGAAGACAGGATTCTG GTCCTTGCGACATGGAGGCTGTATCTCTTTGCTGTCAAAGTGCCTGCAAAG GTGGAGGTCACGTTCAACTTCTTGGAAATACGTGCAATGAACACTTATCAAGAACATCAG GTTATAATCGATACAGACAAGACCACTTATTCGCTGAGACTGGAGACCCAGGACCAGTTGGATCACATGGTCAGTCACATCAACTACGCCCTCTCCCGAGTCTTCAACAACTCCATTTACGC TCCGCCTATTTGTCGAGCGGACGGAGACGTGGCTGATGGAATTCACCAATATTCCCCCATTTCAGAGTCATCGTTAGAACCCCAGAAAACCTGCG GAGGTTTTTCTGAGACGTATGCAGCTCTTTGCGACTACAATGGAATTGGGTGCAAAGAGGAAGTGCAGTGG GATGTTGACACCATCTACCACTCCCAGGATAACCGGGAGTTGAATTTGTTGGATTTCAGTCACCTTGACAGCAG GGACCTGGCTGTGATTGTGGCATCCATTGCGTACAATACTTGGTTCACCAAGCTCTACTGCAAAGACATGCgtatt GGGTCCGAAGTGGTGGACCAGGTTCTTCACGCAGTCAGCAAGTCCAACAGCCTGGAAGAACTCACTCTGGAAAATGCCGGACTGAAATC agATTTCCCTCAGAAAATGGCAACGGCCCTGTCGGAGAACCCAGCCTCTGTGATCCACTCTCTCAACCTGGCACACAACACGCTTGAGAACCAAG GGGTTTCCAATCTGATTCAACAAGTGTGCCGTCTAAACAAGGGCCTACGCCTCCTCAATCTCGCAAAGACTTCGCTCTCTTCCAAAG GCGTCGTGTCTCTTTCCCAGGCATTGTGCTCAAGTGACGATTACTCCAATTCTTTGCTGCACCTGGACCTTAGTAAAAATCCAGGCGTTCTGTCTGGAGACGACGCCACG AATCTGTACCTCTTCCTCGCCCAACCCAACTGTCTCGTCCGTTTGGATCTGTCGGGGACGGACTGCACAGTGGACTCG TTATTTGGGGCCTTGCTGAGAGGCTGCTGTGCTGACCTTTCTTACCTGAACCTGTCCAAGAATTGCTTCTCAAACAG GAAAGCCAGAGATTCTCTGCCAACTTTCCGGCAATTTTTCAGCTCAGCATTCAGTCTGACTCATGTCAGTCTGGCCTCCATGAAGGttcctcctgattggctgag AGCGCTCTTCCTTGGTCTGTCTAATAATCCCCGTATCAGCGATTTGCAGTTGGACATCAGCGCCTGTGAA TTGAGATCTGCAGGTGCTGGAGTTATTCAGGAGCTCTTTCCCAGGGTTTCATGCATTGGGACTTTAGATATTTCGGATAATG GCTTGGATTGTGACTTGCAAGCTGTCATCCCAGCATTCTCCAGACACCCCTCTCTCAAACACCTGATGCTGGGAAAGAACTTCAACATCAAGGGCAG GTTGCTGGATGAAATACTGCAGAAACTGGTTCATTTGGTTCAAGAGGAAGAGTGT GTTTTGCAGTCTCTCTCTTTGGCTGACTCCAGACTACGCCAGCGAGGCACCATGTTTGTAAACGCTCTGGGCTCCAACACGTGCTTACGGAAAGTGGACTTGAGCGGCAACGGACTGGAGGATTCGGGAGCAAAGATGCTTAGCAAAGCACTGCAAATTAACACCACACTCAG AAGTGTTACATGGGATCGCAACAGCACCACGGCAACGGGCTTCCAAGATGTGGCAAGAGCATTGGAGCA CAACTTTACACTGCAGTACATGCCCCTCCCCCTCAGCGATGCCACACAGGCGTACCGCAGTGCCCCCGAGAAGACCGACCAAGCTCTCACCAAG ATCCAGCGCGCCCTGCTTCGAAACAACCAGACACAACGTTTCTCACAAAAGCAAGCTCTTAGGCTGCACCAGGGTCTGGTCACCAGTACGGCCGAACAG GTGATGGAACGTTTGTGCGTGCGGGTGCAACAGCAGGTTGGTGTTCTGAAAGGCTGTGAGGAATCAGAGGAGGTCCAAACAGCCAGGCAGATTCTTAAAGAAGCCAGAAACTCCAGAGCT CTGTATCCTTCCCTATGCGAGCTGGCTCACGTGTTATCAGTGGATGGGCCAGTCAGACAACGACTGGATACTCTGGCCGGGGAGCTAGCAAGGGCTGCCGACAAAGAGCTGCAG GTGGTGGTAGACTCGATGGTGTCTCTGTGCCGCGAGCTGTGTCCCATGTCCTGCTCAGCCGCCGAGAGACTCAGCCCACCCCTGTCGTCCATCTCTGAGCAGGTTTCCATCCCTCGCTCTTCCATCCGCAACGCCCTGATGGAGAGAGCGTCCGAGGATATTAACATAGCCCTGGA GGAGGTCAAGTTGTCCGTGGTATCGTATTTAACCAACTCCGTCGTCGATCAGATTCTACAAGAACTCTACACCACGCATAAAACACTG CTGCGGCAGGTGTCCCAGGCGAAGCGTTGGGACGAGGTGGGACAGGCGGGAAGACATACAATCAGACATTCCAGAGTTGTGGAGTCTCTGGAATTCCCAGACGAAGACGCGGGTGTCAACCTGGGAATA GACACCATGGCTATAAAGAAGCGGAGCTCCAGAACCAGAAGAATCCGTCCCGTCTCCACCAGACCAA GTCTGGGAGACGAGCCCAGTTCCTCCCCCACCCCCTGTGCTCCTCCACCCTCCACCCATCTCTCCCACTCTGCATCATGGGAGTGTCTCTCCACCCTTCCCACCAATGGCTCACCTTTGCGCCATGTGACCCATGTAAGGCCCCGTCCTCCACGGAAACACAGAGCACTTCACCTTCCCCCAGAATCT CATTACTTTGAAAACGGAGGCGTCAATACACTAGAGGACGGACTGCCAGACTTCTACAGCAAGAGAGTTCTCCCTGACAG TCAactgtcatccatccatcaggcCCAGTcactgaggaggaaaaaaagacgcAGCGTGTTGTCCATCTTCTCTGGTTTCCGCAAGAACCGCAACTCCACCATATCCAACCAGGATTTAGA cagcagcacgtcAGAGAACGTCTACTCCATGATTCAGCACCCAAAGGATGCCGGGAGAGCCGATCATTCTGCGCATGGAGCAAACGGGACCGTGCCCTCACCTCAGGTCGGACAAGGTATTCCTGTGCAAAGCTTGAGGCCTGTCAGCCCCTCCTGCCTCATTCAGAGACAG TCCGCAGATCTGGTCAGTATGGTGTACAGCTGCATCGGTGCTGACATTGAGGAATCGGATGCCAGCAGCACCTGTGACACCAAAGCCACGGAGGAACTTGATGACAGGTCGACGGGCATCTCCGAGGCACCGACAAGTAATCACACGAATGGACACGAGGCGGCGGCCAAGCAGCAAGGAGAAAGGCTGCCGGAGACGACGGGCAGACAGGAGAGGATCGTACCTCTGACTGGATCGCGGACCGACTCGGACGAGGACGCTCAACGGAGCGACAAAGGCACAAGAGTGAGGCCTGAGCCGCCGCCGCAGAACGCCAAGCCAAGTAttgccatcatgaggcagagaCACCTTCAGGAGACTTTAG CAGAGGCAGGAAGGTTGGAAGTACAAGAAGAGCGGAATGAAAGGAAACGTGAGGAAAAAGAGAAGACGCGAGGACCCGAGGGCCAGCGTCCCCTCATTCCTGTCAAG CCTACTCTTGAAATTGCAAGAGACAAAGCCTCTCCGGAAAGCGCCAAGATCTCTTCCAAAATCTCAGCCGTCACTCAGGAAGGAAGTGATGCCCAAAGGAGCGAGTCTGTCACTCACCAAGAAGTCACCAGTGGAGAGTGGAAAAGCCCGCCAGCAACTGCCAAACTTGGAATGGATTCCGATGCAGAAAGTCTTCTTGCTGAAG GTGAAAATGAAGAGCGCAATGGATTTCCAGCCCCATCGCGTGGCACGAGAAAGTCCACCT